The sequence ACAGATTACCCTAAATTGCTGATCAACTACCTGGACAAAAGATCGAAGCAGGTTGGAGATCATCAATAAAAGAAGAAATGAAATCGATCAGCAGCATCGGGATAATTTATTTCGGAACACTGTTACTATTTTTACAGGCATGTAAGTCCACCGAAAACAGGACCATTACCGTTACACTTCCCAACCAGGAGCATAACCTGGTGAAAACTTCCTGGCCATCCATAGGTTGTTGGTTCTGGACGGCTGAAGAATTTGCACCGGGTGGGTATAAGCGGTTTATTGACCTGCACGAAAAACGGTCCCCTTTCTCCCTGCTGACCACCAGCCTTCGTTATCCCGGCGAACTCACTGATCCCAAATTGCACGACCAGATAAAGGCGGGGGCGGAATATGCCCGGCATAAGGGAATGGGCCTGGTGATGGACCTCGACCTGCGGCTGGCCAGGCAACAATTCCTGGAACGTTTTCCTGAAGAACAACAACAGATCGTTTTATTAAGGGAGATCCCCCTGGCAGGATCCGGTTCCGTTCAAACGACGGTACAGTCCCCTTCCTTTGAAGACCACTACACTTTTGGAAGATCAGCCTACATCCCCTTGAAAAGCGAAGTGCTGGGCATGTATTTGTATAAAAAAGAAAAAGGATTAATCAGTCAGGGTTCAGTAGCGGAGATCAATAACCGCTTTACAACTTCCGGTGATAAAGATTCAATCAATATCAGGGTTGATTGCATGGCTGCAGACGAAGGCCTGACCGCATGTGCCCTGGTGGCCGTTACGGTATTTACGCCTGATGTATTTGCCCCGCACCTGTTGTCCTATCAACGGGAAATATTGCAACAATACCAGGATGCCCCGCTGGCAGGTGCCTGTAAAGATGAATGGGGCTTTCCTGGCCGGTTTGAACCGAAGACGAATGAACTATGGTATTCCAGGTATATGGCAGAAGCTTATGCCAGGCGACGACCTGGTCGTGAATTGTTAAGGGATATGCTCTTAATGGCCTTTGGGGAAGCAGGCAAAGAAGGGGAACGGGTGGCTGCCATCAATCATTATATGGAAATGTACTGGCAGCGTAACGGCGAGATTGAAACAGATTATTACAAGGCCATCAAGGAAATATTCGGGCAGCAGGCAGTATCAGCAACGCACCCCACCTGGTATCCCTTTCCCGGAGATAAAGAGATTTTTAAGAATGGCCTGAGTTGGTGGTCTGCAAAAAGGGACCTGGCACAAACAGATGAAAGCACACCTTTTCCTGTCCGCACTGCATTGAGCAAAAAAATGCAGAGCCCGCTTTGGTACAATATGTACTATGAAGATACCCTGCTGGATTACCATAAAGACCTTTGGGTCGCAGCACTCGGCGGCGGCCGTCTGAATTACCATCCACTATGGCCTTCTGAATGGAAAACCTTGACAACATCTTTGCTCACCACTAACCTGATGAGGGCCGAAAAAAGAATCAGCCTGCTCAATTATATTTCTACAGCACCGGTGGATTGTCCGGTTGCAGTGGTATTCGGACATGCCTCCGCCCTCAACTTTTCCAATAAAAAAGGTTTTGCGGATGTTGGCCTGGATCTTACCAATGCGTTATGGAAGGAAGGGTATTATACTGACCTGATCCCTTCGGATGAAATCGCCAGCGGTGCCCTGCGCATCAATGGGGAAGGGAAGATCCAGTATGGCCCGCAGGTATATGAAGCAGTGGTCTTATACCAGCCGGAATATGAGCATATAGGGCTGGTTGATTTTTTTACAAAGGCAGGGGCTTCGGGAAAAACCGGTTTATACCGGATGGGCGACCTGAACATTGACTTTGATGGACACCCTGTAAACGAGCAGTTTCCTGCTGCCATGCAGGTTTATGGTGATGCCGGTGCTACTGTTGCCGCCATCATCAGTGCGTTGCAGGCAAAGGGCGTTTCAGCCCAGGTAACCGGTGAAATGCGCACTAATTCCGGATTTCCTGCCTCTGTAATGCCCAAGCCCAGCGGGACGATCCGGTTGATCGACGGCACGGTTATCCAGGCTTCCGGCGAAAAGGATGTTATGGGTGATCCCATTCAAAGTACCATTATGGTTAACGGCGAAACAGTAGCATTTGATGCGATGGGTGTTGCCGCAATCCGGTTGGATAAAAATGGCAATGTGGAAGCCCTTGCAGCCGGCGGGTTAAAAAAATTACGTGCAGGGAATTTTATCATTGAATTAGATAACCGGGTAGACCTGGCGTTATTTAAAGAAGCCGGACAATGGCGTGGGATCATACATGGAATTGAAGAGGAAATCCCTGCGGCACTCACCAGGATTACGTCCAACTGGGGCCGGGTGCAGTTGCCAGCGCAGTAAAGCGGTCGTTTTCCTGGCTTCGACACCCTGTTGCTTCATGTCACCGCAGCAGTAGATTTCGCACTCCGTTAACGGTCAAACGGCTGGAAGAACCCGGCGGGTGAAGGAATAATGCCTACCTTGCAGCAATCTGAATAATAAAGCATGAAAGACGAAAAGATACAGGCAGCGTTTAAGGTTAAGAAGGCAGTAGCGGAATATTTTGAGGTACACCCCGAGTTCCTGAAAGTACGCGCAATCGACCTGATGGATTTTTTCGTTGACAAAAAGATCTTCGCAAAAGATGAAAAACTGGGACTTCCCATCAGGAGCCTGCTGAATGAATTGCAGAAGAAAAACCTGATGTTGTTGGTTCCCCAGGCTTATGCTGAGCAAAAAGAGAAGGGCATGGTCTGGTTTTTCAGCAAGGCCAACCTGGCCGCAAACAGCCGGTAAGAATTTACTTTTCTACGAAGTCAAGGTCTTTTCCAAAAGTTTCCCGGGTTTTCAGGGCAGCGAGTACGGCAATGATCATGACGATCAGTGCAGTGATCCATCCCCCCGTGATATAGTCGCCCGTAACCGAGCGCAACCACCTGAACAGCAAAAGGCTCAGGGGCACCGCGGCACGTACCATATTGGGAATGGTGATGGCGGCTGTTGCCCGCAGATTCGTACCGAACTGTTCGGCACTCATCGTAATATATACCACGGATAAACCGGTGCCATAACCGAGCCCGGCGCAGATCCAGTAAAATCGCTCAGGACTGCCGCCATCCTGCGTAAAGTACATCACCATAAAAAACGCAAGGATGCCATAAAAAATATAAAGGGCTTTTTTGCGGCTCTTTAACCAGTTGCTGAGCAAGCCGACCGTCATATCCCCAAATGCGATGGCCATATATTGGTAAAGGATCGCTTTCCCCGGGTCGATTCCTTCAATACCCATCGCCTTACCAAACTGGTCAGAAAAAGTGATCAGCACTCCCACCGTAAACCACACCGGGATGCCGATCAGGATGCACCGCATATACCGTCCGAAGCGGTCGCGGTTATTAAAGAACATCAAAAAGTTACCGCGGACCACAGAAGTTTTCTGCACTTGCTTATAAAGGCCACTTTCGCTGACAGAAATCCGTAAGACCAGCAAGACCAGTCCCATCACGCCGCCAATATAGTAACAGGTACGCCAGTCGAACTGTTCTTTCATGAAGAAGGCGGTCACTGCACCAAATACACCAAAGCCCGCCACCATTGCCGATGCGATGCCCCGCTTTTCTTTGGGCAGCAATTCATTCACCAGGGTTATGCCGGCACCCAGTTCACCTGCCAGTCCGACACCGGCGATAAATCGCAGCCACATATATTGTGGCACCGTGTTCACCATGCCATTTAAAATGTTTGCTACCGAGTACAAAAGGATGGATCCGAATAAAACCGACAGCCGCCCTTTTTTATCGCCAAGTACGCCCCATACAATTCCCCCAACCAATAATCCCAGCATTTGTATACTCAGTATCAGTTCTCCTTTGCTCAGCACCTCGGCATCGTTCAATCCCAGTGAAGCAAGGCTGGGCTTGCGTATGATCCCGAATAACAGGAGGTCATATACGTCCACATAAAATCCAAGCGCGGCAACAATAACCGATAAATGAAATACCGAGACGGGAGCTTTTGTTTTTGGGTCCATCTTCCAAATATAAGTTGGGTTAAACAACGCTGTGTTTAAAGCCAAAACATTTGGTAAATTAGGGGATACATTTCATTCAAATTTTTTTCCATGGCTTCCATTACGCTCAACATTAACAATGCCAATCATAAGATTGATGTAGATCCGCAAATGCCACTCCTCTGGGCGATCCGTGATTTCGTCGGACTTAAAGGCACCAAGTACGGTTGTGGCATTGCCCAGTGCGGGGCTTGTACGGTATTGCTGGATGGCAACCCCATCCGCTCCTGCAGTTTCCCGGTTTCTGGAGCCACAGGTAAAAAAATTTCCACGATTGAAGGACTTTCTGAAAATATCGATCATCCTGTTCAGCAAGCCTGGATTGAATTACAGGTTCCGCAATGCGGTTATTGCCAAAGTGGTCAGATCCTGGCTGCTACGGCTTTATTGAAAAAAACACCCCAGCCTACAGATGACCAGATCGATGCGGCTATGCAAGGAAACCTTTGCCGCTGCGGTACCTATCCGCGGATTAAAAGCGCCATTCACCGCGCGGCAGAAATTCTCAAAACACAAAAAGCCTAAGCCATGGAAAAACAATTATCCAGGGTTAGCCGGCGAAACTTTCTCCGACTGACCGGGATCACCGGTGCCGGTTTCATGATCGGATTGTCTGTGGTGGATGGCCAGGGTATAGAGCAGGTCGTGAATATGAGTGCGATTGAAGAATCCTTCGGGCTTACCCCCTTTATTATCATTGAAAAGACCGGCAAGATCACCATTTTCAATACCAAGCCAGAAATCGGCCAGGGCACTTTTCAGTCCATCCCATCCTTGATTGCTGAAGAACTGAACCTTCCGCTCGACAAGGTGACCATCAAACAATCGGGGGGCGAAAAAGAATTGGGCGCAGATCAGTTTGCCGGCGGAAGTGCTTCGATCCGGACTTCTTATACCCGCTACAGGACAGTTGGTGCGGCGGCCCGCGAGATGCTGGTGCTGGCTGCCAGCAAACAATGGAATGTGCCGGTTGAAGAGTGTACGGTTGAAAACGGCAAAGTGATGCATTTGTCCAGCGAACGGTCCGCGAAGTTTGGTGAACTGGTTGAAGCAGCATCCAAACTGGAAGTGCCTAAATCTCCAAAGCTTAAAGACCCAAAAGATTTTATATTACTGGGCAAGTCCATACCCCGTCCGGACGTACCCCTTAAATCCAGTGGCCGCGCGGTTTTCGGCATTGATGTGGATGTTCCCGGTATGGTCTACGCCAGCGTTGAACGCTGTCCCGTTATTGGCGGCAAGCTCCTCAGCTTTGATGATGCCGCCACTAAAAAAGTGAAGGGCGTTCAGCAGG comes from Flavihumibacter fluvii and encodes:
- a CDS encoding MFS transporter, with the protein product MDPKTKAPVSVFHLSVIVAALGFYVDVYDLLLFGIIRKPSLASLGLNDAEVLSKGELILSIQMLGLLVGGIVWGVLGDKKGRLSVLFGSILLYSVANILNGMVNTVPQYMWLRFIAGVGLAGELGAGITLVNELLPKEKRGIASAMVAGFGVFGAVTAFFMKEQFDWRTCYYIGGVMGLVLLVLRISVSESGLYKQVQKTSVVRGNFLMFFNNRDRFGRYMRCILIGIPVWFTVGVLITFSDQFGKAMGIEGIDPGKAILYQYMAIAFGDMTVGLLSNWLKSRKKALYIFYGILAFFMVMYFTQDGGSPERFYWICAGLGYGTGLSVVYITMSAEQFGTNLRATAAITIPNMVRAAVPLSLLLFRWLRSVTGDYITGGWITALIVMIIAVLAALKTRETFGKDLDFVEK
- a CDS encoding (2Fe-2S)-binding protein, which encodes MASITLNINNANHKIDVDPQMPLLWAIRDFVGLKGTKYGCGIAQCGACTVLLDGNPIRSCSFPVSGATGKKISTIEGLSENIDHPVQQAWIELQVPQCGYCQSGQILAATALLKKTPQPTDDQIDAAMQGNLCRCGTYPRIKSAIHRAAEILKTQKA